The following are encoded in a window of Numida meleagris isolate 19003 breed g44 Domestic line chromosome 9, NumMel1.0, whole genome shotgun sequence genomic DNA:
- the PGPEP1L gene encoding pyroglutamyl-peptidase 1-like protein isoform X1, with amino-acid sequence MSHSQCPELEQHVASFRVSVSWQGFGPFRQYLVNSSWEAVKELSKRGLGKNIDLRIMQLPVVYQKAKEQIFRIWTTLRPILTVHVGLASSAKAIIILEQCGKNKGYEEMDACGFYPEGGCCMQDGPEKIESTINMKTIWKNISVEGIDMIFSRDAGRYICDYTYYTSLYYGNGRAAFIHVPPLSKSVTAGSLGKALQTIILEMLKQCGEQRE; translated from the exons ATGTCACATAGTCAGTGTCCAGAATTAGAACAACACGTGGCAAGTTTCAGGGTCTCAGTGTCATGGCAAG gTTTTGGTCCCTTTAGACAATACCTGGTTAATTCTAGCTGGGAAGCAGTGAAG GAGCTGTCCAAGAGAGGCCTTGGAAAAAACATAGATCTTCGTATCATGCAACTACCAGTGGTTTACCaaaaagcaaaggaacaaaTCTTCAGGATATGGACAACTCTTCGTCCAATA CTTACTGTTCACGTTGGGCTGGCTTCATCTGCCAAAGCAATCATCATCCTTGAGCAGTGTGGGAAGAACAAAGGCTATGAAGAGATGGATGCTTGTGGTTTTTACCCAGAAGGTGGCTGTTGCATGCAAGATGGTCCAGAAAAGATTGAATCTACAATTAACATGAAGACtatctggaaaaatatttcagtggaagGAATTGATATGATCTTTTCCAGAGATGCGGGAAG GTATATCTGTGATTACACCTACTACACTTCTCTGTATTATGGCAATGGAAGAGCAGCTTTCATCCATGTGCCTCCATTATCAAAGTCGGTAACAGCAGGCTCCCTAGGAAAAGCATTACAGACAATTATCTTAGAAATGCTAAAACAGTGTGGGGAACAGAGAGAGTAA
- the PGPEP1L gene encoding pyroglutamyl-peptidase 1-like protein isoform X2, giving the protein MDSNSNIVVVTGFGPFRQYLVNSSWEAVKELSKRGLGKNIDLRIMQLPVVYQKAKEQIFRIWTTLRPILTVHVGLASSAKAIIILEQCGKNKGYEEMDACGFYPEGGCCMQDGPEKIESTINMKTIWKNISVEGIDMIFSRDAGRYICDYTYYTSLYYGNGRAAFIHVPPLSKSVTAGSLGKALQTIILEMLKQCGEQRE; this is encoded by the exons ATGGATTCAAATTCCAACATTGTGGTTGTAACTg gTTTTGGTCCCTTTAGACAATACCTGGTTAATTCTAGCTGGGAAGCAGTGAAG GAGCTGTCCAAGAGAGGCCTTGGAAAAAACATAGATCTTCGTATCATGCAACTACCAGTGGTTTACCaaaaagcaaaggaacaaaTCTTCAGGATATGGACAACTCTTCGTCCAATA CTTACTGTTCACGTTGGGCTGGCTTCATCTGCCAAAGCAATCATCATCCTTGAGCAGTGTGGGAAGAACAAAGGCTATGAAGAGATGGATGCTTGTGGTTTTTACCCAGAAGGTGGCTGTTGCATGCAAGATGGTCCAGAAAAGATTGAATCTACAATTAACATGAAGACtatctggaaaaatatttcagtggaagGAATTGATATGATCTTTTCCAGAGATGCGGGAAG GTATATCTGTGATTACACCTACTACACTTCTCTGTATTATGGCAATGGAAGAGCAGCTTTCATCCATGTGCCTCCATTATCAAAGTCGGTAACAGCAGGCTCCCTAGGAAAAGCATTACAGACAATTATCTTAGAAATGCTAAAACAGTGTGGGGAACAGAGAGAGTAA